The following proteins come from a genomic window of Mucinivorans hirudinis:
- a CDS encoding ATP-dependent DNA helicase codes for MLSAEDIKALVASGEGYNVDFKLRVPAKVRELSQEVCAFANSEGGYVLIGVDDSGRIVGAEIDNPKRSAIQDTIRDISPTLKVDIYQVDVDGKIVWVLDVPSGKDRPYVLSGSIYVRESANSQKLTTAEEIRSFFQRANKIFFDAIPCDDFNFDKEFDEENFDIFCLEAGITKNVPTHQILENLQVFEKSDEIKNGGVMFFAKHPENRFPQAITRCVLFKGTSRVHIIDDKTYGGTLYNQYLQAEAWIKDKLKVAYIIEGMGPRKEVWEIPLEVFKEAIINALAHRDYYEQGANTMVEIYDDRVEISNPGGLLSEVAENFGRKSASRNPLVFGLFTRMHLVERVASGIPRMREAMIKAGLPEPTFETKGFFTITFRRPDKVTGYDPINDPINDPINDPINFEDTLFDLIKRQEGISAPSLSKLTGKSLKTIKRHLAKLKEANKIEFRGALKTGGYWILKTEL; via the coding sequence ATGTTATCAGCAGAAGATATAAAAGCCTTAGTCGCAAGTGGTGAAGGGTATAATGTAGATTTCAAATTGAGAGTACCTGCCAAAGTTCGGGAGCTCTCGCAAGAGGTGTGTGCCTTTGCCAATAGCGAAGGTGGTTATGTGCTAATCGGAGTTGATGACAGCGGACGGATAGTAGGTGCAGAGATTGATAATCCCAAGCGGTCGGCAATACAGGATACTATTCGAGATATTTCCCCAACTCTCAAAGTCGATATTTACCAAGTCGATGTTGATGGCAAAATCGTTTGGGTGCTTGATGTGCCATCGGGAAAGGATAGACCCTATGTGCTTTCGGGTTCTATATATGTAAGAGAGAGTGCTAATTCACAGAAACTGACTACTGCCGAGGAGATACGCAGCTTTTTTCAACGTGCCAATAAGATATTCTTCGATGCTATTCCGTGCGATGATTTCAATTTCGACAAAGAGTTTGACGAGGAAAACTTCGACATATTCTGCCTTGAAGCAGGCATCACCAAAAATGTACCCACTCACCAAATATTAGAAAATTTACAAGTATTTGAAAAAAGCGATGAGATAAAAAATGGTGGTGTAATGTTTTTTGCCAAGCACCCCGAAAACCGTTTCCCACAAGCAATTACTCGTTGTGTGCTTTTTAAGGGCACTTCAAGAGTTCATATTATTGACGATAAAACGTATGGAGGAACACTCTATAATCAATACTTGCAAGCGGAGGCGTGGATAAAGGATAAACTCAAAGTCGCTTACATCATCGAGGGTATGGGACCTCGCAAGGAGGTTTGGGAGATACCGTTGGAGGTGTTCAAAGAGGCGATAATCAATGCACTTGCTCACAGAGATTATTACGAGCAGGGGGCAAATACGATGGTTGAGATTTATGATGATCGTGTAGAAATATCCAATCCGGGCGGACTCCTTTCAGAAGTAGCTGAAAACTTTGGACGTAAGAGTGCTTCGAGAAACCCTCTTGTCTTCGGGCTTTTCACACGTATGCACTTAGTGGAACGTGTGGCATCGGGTATCCCTCGTATGCGTGAGGCGATGATTAAAGCAGGTTTGCCTGAACCAACTTTTGAGACAAAGGGATTCTTTACGATAACTTTTAGGCGACCCGATAAAGTTACAGGGTATGACCCTATAAATGACCCTATAAATGACCCTATAAATGACCCTATAAATTTTGAGGATACCCTATTTGATTTAATCAAAAGACAAGAGGGGATATCTGCCCCAAGCCTCTCTAAACTAACAGGTAAGAGTCTGAAAACTATCAAACGACACCTTGCCAAACTCAAAGAAGCAAACAAAATTGAATTTAGAGGTGCTTTAAAGACGGGAGGATATTGGATTTTAAAGACTGAACTATAA